The nucleotide window GGGCTCAGCGCGGCCAATGTCTGCGTAGGCAATGGCTCCGACGATCTCCTCAACCTGCTGGTCCGCGCCTATTGCGGGCCGCGGAGCGATGCCGGCTGGCTGTTCCCTTCATACTCTCTCTACCCGGTGCTTGTGGCGATCGAGAATGGCGCGCTTCGCGCGGTGCCTTTCGATCGTTCCATGCGCCTCCCGATCGAGGCGATTGCCTCATCAGGAGCACAGGTGTTCTTCCTCACGTCGCCAAACGCGCCAACCGGCGTGGGTTTTCTCCGTGACGAGATCGAGGAGGTGGCGAAGCGCTTCAACGGCCTTCTGGTGGTCGACGAGGCCTATGCCCCGTTTGCGCGGCAGGATGCGGTGCCCTTGCTCGCGCGCTACCCAAATCTTCTCATCACGCGCACGCTCTCGAAGGCCCACGCGCTAGCGGGTATTCGCGTGGGGTACGCAATCGGACACCCGGACGTGATTGGCATCCTCGATCGCGTGCGCGACAGCTACAACGTCAACCGGCTATCCCAGGCCGCTGCGATCGCGGCAATTGAGGACCCGAGCTATTATGCCGGCATCATCGAGAAGGTGAAGCAGACCCGGGACTTCTACGCCCAGGAGTGGACGGATCGCGGCTGGTTTGTTTACCCCTCGCAGGCCAATTTTCTCTTCGTGGAGGTGCGCAACGCCAAGGGTGAGGCAGGCGGGGCCGTCGCAAAATCCGCGTATGATTTCCTTTATCGCAACAAGGTGCTTGTCCGCTACTTCGGCAGCCACGCCTTGACCGAGTCGTTCCTGCGCATCAGCGTGGGTACGGACGAGGAAATGCTTGTCCTAGATGACACCCTAAAGGCATGGCAAACGAACGCACAGTAACGCTCCAGAGAAAGACAGCCGAGACCGACATCCAGCTGACCCTGGCGGTCGACGGTCAGGGCAAAGCGCAGGTCGCCACCGGCGTGCCTTTCTTTGACCACATGCTGACGTTGTTCGCCAAGCACGGCCTCTTTGACCTCGACGTGAAATGCGTTGGCGACGTGGAGGTCGATTACCACCATACCGTTGAAGATGTTGGCCTGGTGCTGGGCGATGCCTTCAAGCGGGCGCTGGGTGACAAGCTCGGCATTCGCAGGTATGGCTTTTTCCTGCTGCCCATGGATGAGTCGCTCGCCCGCGTGGTCGTCGACATCGGAGGCCGTCCGCATCTGGTGTACGATGCCGAGGCACCGACCATGTTCGTGCGCGACTTCAACATTGTGCTGGTGAAGGAATTTTGCCGGGCATTCTCGAATGCCCTCGGGTGCAACCTCCATGTGAAACTCGAATATGGCGAGGAGCCGCATCATGTGGCCGAGGCGATTTTCAAAGGCCTGGCTCGCGCGCTCGACGTCGCGACCCAGATCGATCCCCGCACGGTCGGCCAACTGCCGAGCACCAAGGGAAAACTCTGATCTGCATGTCCGACGCCTTGCCAATCATTGCCGTTATTGACAACGGCATCTGCAACCTGCGCAGCGTCACGAAGGCGCTCGAGACGGTTGGCGCCTCTCCGCGGGTTGCCAGGTCGCCTGGTGAGATCGATCCGAAGGCGACGGGCCTCGTGCTGCCTGGCGTCGGTGCCCTGCGCGACTGTGTGCAGGCGCTTCGTGACACCGGCCTCGACAAGTCAGTCCGCGATTGGGTGGCGGCCGACAAACCGTTTCTTGGCGTGTGCCTCGGCATGCAGGCGCTGTTTGAGCGTTCGGAGGAAGGCAATGTGGAAGGCCTCGGAATCCTGAAGGGAGAAGTCGTGCGCTTCCGTCTTCCCTCGGAGTTCAAGGTTCCCCACATGGGTTGGAATCCGGTGACGTTTCGCCAGACCGAGTCGCCTCTTGCTCGCGACCTCAAGGAAAAGGGCGAGTCGTTTTACTTTGTCCACAGCTACCACTGCCAGCCTTCGGACCCCGCGATCGTTCTCGCCGAATGCGATTATGGAGTGACCTTTACGGCTGCGGTCGCACGCGGCCGCCTCTTCGCGACCCAGTTTCACCCGGAGAAGAGCCAGATGAAGGGCCTCACCGTTTACCGCAACTTTTCGCGCGTGGCGGCGGGTGAAAATTGACACTGCCTCGAGCGGGAAATGGTCGAAATCCGGCCCAATACATTTGCTAACGGGGGTTAGAGGATTTGCTAATGACCCCCCTTAAGGGTTTGATGGTGGCAACTTTTCTTTGCCAGCAGCGCAAAATTTGCTCTGTTCTCCCTTATGCCCAAGACCGCCCTGCTGAAACTGGAGGAGAAGGATGTTACGTTGCCCGTGATAACCGGGACGGAGGGTGAGAAGGCGCTGGACATCAACAAGCTCCGTGCGGAGACGGGCTACATCACGTACGATGACGGTTTTGGCAACACCGGGTCTTGCCTGAGCGCGGTGGCCTTCATCGACGGCGAAAACGGGATTCTTCGGTACCGAGGCTACCCGATTGAGCAACTTGCCGAGCACTCCAGCTTTATTGAGACAGCCTATTTGGTCATCCACGGCGAGCTGCCCACGATGTCCCAGCGCGGCCGGTTTTCTCGTCTGTTGACCACGCACGCTCCTTTGCGCGAAGGCATGGGCCGCTTTATCCAGAGTTTTCCGCGCGACGCGCACCCGATGGCAGTGTTGTCCGCGACGATCAACGCGTTGGGCGCGTATTACCCTCACCTGGCGAGCAACAATCACCAGGACGACCTCGCCCATTTCGACGAAGCGGCGGCAATTGCGATCTCGAAGGTCCGCACGATCGCGGCCCACACGTACCGCGTCCATGAAGGCCTGCCCCTGAATTACCCGAGGCCGAATTTCGGCTACTGCGAGAACTTCCTGCACCTGATGTTTTCGCAGCCGTACAACGAGTATGTTCCCACGGCGGAAGTCGCGCAGGCGCTGAATCTCTTCCTGCTGCTGCACGCGGATCACGAGCAGAACTGTTCGACCTCGACGGTGAAGATGGTGGCGTCCTCAGGCGCCAATCTCTTTGCGTCGGTGTCGGCCGGTGTCAACGCGCTGTGGGGTCCCCTGCACGGCGGCGCCAACATGGCCGTGATCGACATGCTGAAGAGCATCCATGCGGAAGGTGACGATGGCACGAAGTTCATTGCCGCGGCGAAGGCGGGCAAGGGCGAGCGGTTGATGGGCTTCGGCCACCGCGTGTACAAGAATTACGACCCACGCGCGAAGATCATCAAGTCGAGCTTCTACAAGGCCCTCGCGAGCCTCGGAATCAAGGACGACCCGTTGCTCAACATTGCGATGAAGCTCGAGGAGGTTGCGTTGAACGACGATTACTTCGTTGCCCGAAAGCTCTACCCGAATGTCGATTTCTATTCCGGCCTGATCATGCGTGCACTCGGCATCCCGGAGAATATGTTCACCGTGATGTTTGCGATCGGACGCATGCCCGGTTGGATCGCGCAGTGGCGCGAGGTCGCCCAGAATCCGAAGATCAAGATCTACCGCCCGCGGCAGGTGTACGTCGGCAAGACCAAGCGCGATTACGTCACGCCCGAGAAGCGCGGCTGATCACTTCCCGGCGCGCATCATCTCGTCCTGGGTCAGGCCGGAGAGCTTTTCCAGGCCGGTCAACAAGCGCCAGAGGATCACCATCATTGCCGCGAGGGCAGGGACTAGGTTGATGACGGTGCCCAGCGTGTTCATTTTGCCGAGTTCGGCATTGAAGGCTTCCGTGCCGGGCTGGCTTGTCAGCATCCAGCGCGCGACGAAGTAATTCAACACGGCGCTGCCGAGGAACGTCGCGACCAGGCCCATGCTGCAGCGGTACAGCAGGCGATCAAACTCGGCCTTGGTGTTGCGCTCGGCGAGTGCCTGCGAGACGCGGTCGAGGTTGAAGAGTTGGTCGTTGAACATTACCTCGTGCACAAGCGGGCGCTTTGAGCGCGCGGTGAAGAGAATGGCGAGCCCGATGATCGCGGGCACGGCGGCCTCCTTCACGGCAAACCAGAAGTTGTTCACCTTCATCAGGCCGAAGCCGCCGCTCAGCAGCACACTGACGAAGCCGACCACAGCGATGAGGTTGGTCTTCCGGCGCCGGGAGTAGTCATAGATGCCGTAGCCGATCGGGAAAGCGAGGGCGACGACGAGGCCCCACACCGGACCCAGCGTAGTCGGGCTGCTGAACTTCGTGAGAATGACTGTCGGCACCACGAGGCTGCAGAGCAGGTTGACGATCATGTTCTCGCGTGGAGGCGGCGTGGCGGGCATGGGGAAATCAGAGCACACGGCCCGGGGGGGCCAAGGCAAAATGGCGCTTGCTTCTGGCAAAACGGTGTCCGTTGGTTCAACGTGCCTTCCAGCAACATGATCCTCCTTGGACTCAATATCGACCATGTGGCAACTGTGCGCCAGGCGCGTTACCGTCAGGCGACGGCGACGGTCGGCGGAATCGTCGAACCGGATCCGGTGACCCTCGCCTTGATGGCTGAACAGGCCGGAGCGGATGGAATCACGGTCCACCTGCGCGAGGATCGGCGTCACATTCAGGAACGGGATGTGTGGCGCCTTCGCGAGAGCATCGCCACGCGTCTGAACCTTGAGATGGCGTGCACGCCTGCCATGACCGCCCTGGCGCTGAAGCTTCGCCCTGATTCGGTCTGCCTTGTGCCGGAGAGCCGCGAGGAGATCACCACCGAAGGCGGACTCGATGTCGTTTTCAATCGGAGCCGCGTTGCCGAAGTGGTCGATGCGATGAACGCTGCAGGCATCAAGACCAGCCTGTTCATAGACGCCGAGGAACAGCAGATCGAGCTTGCGGCCGAGTTGAAGTCGCCCTGGATCGAGTTGCACACCGGTGCCTACGCCAACGCCTACCATTCGCCGCGGCGGGCAGACGAGTTGAGGCGCCTTGTCGCCGGCTCAAACCTCGCTCACCGTGCGGGCCTGGTCGTGAATGCGGGCCATGGCATCAATTACGTGAACATCGCGGAAGTGCGCACGATTCCCCATCTGCACGAATTGAACATAGGCCACAGCATCATCAGCCGCGCCCTCACCTCTGGCCTCGCGGAAGCGGTGCGCGAGATGCGTGCGCGCATGAATCCCTGACCTGTGATTCCCCTTAACCTTCCGCCTGGCGGACTCCTCCTCGGACTGGGCGCCGACCTGGTCGATGTTTCCCGGATTCGTGGAGCACACGAGCGACAGGGCGACCGCTTTCTTGACCGTGTATATACCCCCGAAGAGGTGACCTATTGCCTCGACCGTGCGGACCCGCACCCCCATCTGGCCGCGAGGTTCGCCGCTAAGGAGGCGGTGGCCAAGGCCTTCACCACGGGCATTGGCGAGGAACTTGGATGGCGATCGGTGGCGGTCACCAACGGGACGCGTGGCGAGCCGGTCGTCGTGCTCGATGACCAGGGGATGCAGCTTCTGCATCGCGTGGGAGGCACCCACGTGCTTTTGACCCTTTCGCACACCGATACGACAGCCCTTGCAGTTGCGGCGGTCATTCGCGTGCCCTAGCGTTGCCCCGTGGAAAAGGAAAAACTCTCACGTGTCCCGTCCTGGATCATGCTCGGCTTTATTGCCGGCGGCCTCGCCGTCTACACCTTGGTCCCGGAGTTGAAGGGCTTCTGGCACAAGCGTCGCGCGCAGGCCGATGCCGCCGCCGCCGCGGCCGTTTCGGCGGAGCGTCCCAGTCCCACACCCGCGCCGACACCCGCTCCCAAACCGGCGCCGACCGGGGCAACGCTCGAGGAGGTGGACATGATCTTCACGATTTACCGCGCGGATGCCGTGTGGGACAACGACCGGACCGAGATCGCCATCTGGAACCGTTACAAGGAGCGGTTCTCGGACTTCTATGAGTTGTATCGCGATGGCGACGGAAAGATCTGGTACCGCCCGATCCTCGAATTGACACGCCCCGTTATTCAGTACGAAGGGGAGGAAGGCAGGCCCATCCGCTTCACCGAATCCCAATGGAGCCGGGATCGCCGGATGGAGCAGATCCCATTGCTTCTGAGACCGGCAGCGCCCAAGCTTTGATCCATGGACCTGTTCGCCCACCCCATCCTCGACAGCGAGCAGGCGAAAGAGCTCGAGAAACGGTTGTTCGCTGGCGACGAGGAGAAGGAGTGGCAGGCGATGGCGGGCGCCGGTGCGGCGATCGCGCGAGCCGCGCTCCGTGATTTCAACGAAGTGGGTCAATTCCCGGGCCAAGCTCGCATCGGGGTGCTCGCGGGAAAAGGACACAACGGGGGGGATGCCCTCCTGGCGGCACACCACATCCTTGGTTGCCACCCGAAATGCGTCGTCGAGGTGCTGTTTGTGGGCACCGCTGCACAGCGGAAACCGCTCTGCATGCGCGCCTGGCGAGCGTTGTTGTCCACGGGTGGCGCCTCTGTGTCGGAGGTGCGTGAATTTGCAGGTGCCTACGACCTCCTCATCGATGGTGTATTCGGATTTGGATACAAGCCGCGCCTGGAAGGACGCGCGCTCGACGTGTTGGAAGCCGCGGGCCGGGTGCGTGCGCGCCTTCGTGTGGCTGTCGACCTTCCCAGCGGGCTGGGGGAGGGGGCCGGGTTCCGTGCGGACTTTACCTACGCCACGGGGATCCTGAAGGCGGCGAACCTGGGCCCGGGACTCCTGCCCTGGACGGGCCGAGTCCGCTACCTGGACCTTGGCTTCTTTGAAGAGTGGTCTGCGTCCGGGGTTTCCACGGCCGTCTTCACGTCGCGCCTTTTGGAGTCGTTGCGAAAGCTGCGCCCGGCCTTTTCAGACAAGCGTGATTATGGGCACCTGCTGGTGCTCGCCGGGTCCCTGGCATATCCCGGGGCGGCGCTCATGGCGGTGCGCGCCGCGCTTACCGCCGGGGCGGGCCTTGTGACGGCGTTCGTTCCCGAGCCCCTGGTGGCTGCGTTTGCGGCGGCGGTGCCGGAGGCCATTTGGATTGGGTGGCCGGTGACGCACGAGGGAGGATTGGCACTCGAAGGGAACCACCTCGTTCGGCAACACGGCGGGAGCGGCACGGCGTGGCTGATCGGGCCTGGAATCGGCCGCGAGCGGGAAGCCCTCGCCCTGGCCGCGGAGCTCGTGGGCAACACGGCACTGCCTGTCGTGCTGGATGCGGATGCGTTGCAGCATGAGA belongs to Opitutaceae bacterium and includes:
- the hisC gene encoding histidinol-phosphate transaminase, which codes for MTSERIPSPLPHIANLHAYTPGLQPGETGWVKLNTNECPYPPSPRVAAAVAAEVGDGSRLRLYPNPESRGMREAVARVHGHGLSAANVCVGNGSDDLLNLLVRAYCGPRSDAGWLFPSYSLYPVLVAIENGALRAVPFDRSMRLPIEAIASSGAQVFFLTSPNAPTGVGFLRDEIEEVAKRFNGLLVVDEAYAPFARQDAVPLLARYPNLLITRTLSKAHALAGIRVGYAIGHPDVIGILDRVRDSYNVNRLSQAAAIAAIEDPSYYAGIIEKVKQTRDFYAQEWTDRGWFVYPSQANFLFVEVRNAKGEAGGAVAKSAYDFLYRNKVLVRYFGSHALTESFLRISVGTDEEMLVLDDTLKAWQTNAQ
- a CDS encoding pyridoxine 5'-phosphate synthase; the encoded protein is MPSSNMILLGLNIDHVATVRQARYRQATATVGGIVEPDPVTLALMAEQAGADGITVHLREDRRHIQERDVWRLRESIATRLNLEMACTPAMTALALKLRPDSVCLVPESREEITTEGGLDVVFNRSRVAEVVDAMNAAGIKTSLFIDAEEQQIELAAELKSPWIELHTGAYANAYHSPRRADELRRLVAGSNLAHRAGLVVNAGHGINYVNIAEVRTIPHLHELNIGHSIISRALTSGLAEAVREMRARMNP
- a CDS encoding VC0807 family protein; the encoded protein is MPATPPPRENMIVNLLCSLVVPTVILTKFSSPTTLGPVWGLVVALAFPIGYGIYDYSRRRKTNLIAVVGFVSVLLSGGFGLMKVNNFWFAVKEAAVPAIIGLAILFTARSKRPLVHEVMFNDQLFNLDRVSQALAERNTKAEFDRLLYRCSMGLVATFLGSAVLNYFVARWMLTSQPGTEAFNAELGKMNTLGTVINLVPALAAMMVILWRLLTGLEKLSGLTQDEMMRAGK
- the acpS gene encoding holo-ACP synthase, whose amino-acid sequence is MIPLNLPPGGLLLGLGADLVDVSRIRGAHERQGDRFLDRVYTPEEVTYCLDRADPHPHLAARFAAKEAVAKAFTTGIGEELGWRSVAVTNGTRGEPVVVLDDQGMQLLHRVGGTHVLLTLSHTDTTALAVAAVIRVP
- the hisH gene encoding imidazole glycerol phosphate synthase subunit HisH, producing the protein MSDALPIIAVIDNGICNLRSVTKALETVGASPRVARSPGEIDPKATGLVLPGVGALRDCVQALRDTGLDKSVRDWVAADKPFLGVCLGMQALFERSEEGNVEGLGILKGEVVRFRLPSEFKVPHMGWNPVTFRQTESPLARDLKEKGESFYFVHSYHCQPSDPAIVLAECDYGVTFTAAVARGRLFATQFHPEKSQMKGLTVYRNFSRVAAGEN
- a CDS encoding citrate synthase; the protein is MPKTALLKLEEKDVTLPVITGTEGEKALDINKLRAETGYITYDDGFGNTGSCLSAVAFIDGENGILRYRGYPIEQLAEHSSFIETAYLVIHGELPTMSQRGRFSRLLTTHAPLREGMGRFIQSFPRDAHPMAVLSATINALGAYYPHLASNNHQDDLAHFDEAAAIAISKVRTIAAHTYRVHEGLPLNYPRPNFGYCENFLHLMFSQPYNEYVPTAEVAQALNLFLLLHADHEQNCSTSTVKMVASSGANLFASVSAGVNALWGPLHGGANMAVIDMLKSIHAEGDDGTKFIAAAKAGKGERLMGFGHRVYKNYDPRAKIIKSSFYKALASLGIKDDPLLNIAMKLEEVALNDDYFVARKLYPNVDFYSGLIMRALGIPENMFTVMFAIGRMPGWIAQWREVAQNPKIKIYRPRQVYVGKTKRDYVTPEKRG
- the hisB gene encoding imidazoleglycerol-phosphate dehydratase HisB is translated as MANERTVTLQRKTAETDIQLTLAVDGQGKAQVATGVPFFDHMLTLFAKHGLFDLDVKCVGDVEVDYHHTVEDVGLVLGDAFKRALGDKLGIRRYGFFLLPMDESLARVVVDIGGRPHLVYDAEAPTMFVRDFNIVLVKEFCRAFSNALGCNLHVKLEYGEEPHHVAEAIFKGLARALDVATQIDPRTVGQLPSTKGKL
- a CDS encoding NAD(P)H-hydrate dehydratase — protein: MDLFAHPILDSEQAKELEKRLFAGDEEKEWQAMAGAGAAIARAALRDFNEVGQFPGQARIGVLAGKGHNGGDALLAAHHILGCHPKCVVEVLFVGTAAQRKPLCMRAWRALLSTGGASVSEVREFAGAYDLLIDGVFGFGYKPRLEGRALDVLEAAGRVRARLRVAVDLPSGLGEGAGFRADFTYATGILKAANLGPGLLPWTGRVRYLDLGFFEEWSASGVSTAVFTSRLLESLRKLRPAFSDKRDYGHLLVLAGSLAYPGAALMAVRAALTAGAGLVTAFVPEPLVAAFAAAVPEAIWIGWPVTHEGGLALEGNHLVRQHGGSGTAWLIGPGIGREREALALAAELVGNTALPVVLDADALQHEIVSVGHTTKVVTPHAGEWERISAKQTPRAFCAWHKAVLVQKGPHTWVHDAFRSCLSPAGGPVLARGGSGDILAGMVAARVAVQGEATISSVGEAVLWHGLAADALARARGPHAVRTTDLLEWLPRALREETHGE